The Nematostella vectensis chromosome 6, jaNemVect1.1, whole genome shotgun sequence region ACACCTGTGACAAGGTTGATGGCAGGAAGGTCAACCTAAAAcggataccaatagtatttactGATGTTTGTAATTCTGTATCTTcgccactaccaccaccaccatcatcatcatcatcgtcatcatcatcatcaccatcacgagcaccaccaccaacaacaacgacttcaccgtcaccaccaccatcatcatcatcataattattattatcatcatcatcattatcagaggcagcagcaacagcagcacatcatcatcatagccagtGTAGTCGTTATCATCTTCATCgacatcataatcaccatcatcataaacaccatcatcataatcaccaccacctGTCGTCGTAATCATAATTATTAAATAGTAACAACACAAACTCAACATTCACAACAGCCAAAGCAGGGAGCGTCACACGCGGCGACAACAAAAGGTAATAAAGACAACATCGAtatactttttaatttttatggAGCTGCCATTATCGGTTGTTAAGTTGTGTAAAGAATAGTAAACCATTAATTCGTAGCACCTGCAAGTAGCCCTCGAGGCTGCCTATATGTGTGCACCATGCACCTGGACTAGACGAAGCTTTGTCCAGGGCGCCCTTATCAGGCGAGCCCCCATACTCTGCGGAATTTGATTTTAGAACAGCATCACCTCTCGACACTCCTAGAGGCTCGTCACAAGCTGAAAAAGCATAGAAATAATGTCTGGACTGGAATCTAGAAATCGTTACTTGACACGTTACTGAGTAAGACAGGCATCCGGAtgtttatcctttttttaacagGGGAAAGAAAGCAACAAAaaatttacataaaaaaagataataaaatgaTTAACTACAAGGAGATGtttacaaaataacaacataattCTGGAGGAAGGGTATCATTACAAAAGCACATAAAGAAATTGTAGGAAGGCGTTGGTTTTTGGTGAGCAGATTTATATGGTGCAACAAGTTTCTGTGTTCCGTGGTTTCTGTCCTTGGTAGCCGTTTTGTAGGTTGCATTAGACCAATGTGGTACTCATATCGTCCTCCGATAGTCTTCGGCCATGGCACGGCAAAATCCTTTAATGTCTGGTCTTCAAAAGATATCTAATTAAAGCAATAGTAGCTCAAAGCGGTCTCCTTTGTAAGAAGGATTTAGAAGTATTGTTGTTGTACGTAGAATACATAGTTTTTTCTATAAAGTTTTTTGTTAGTTGATTTTTACTTACGATTTGCAGCCGGCGCACTTGTTatctagaaataaaaataaaatcgcaaTAAGTTTGTTTCCTACATTATTTTGGACTGGCTTTAATAACTAAACATATTATTTTTGAAGCTGAAATATTAGCGGAGCTTTTATggactttgttttaattttaaatatttcattGTGCTGCGGCTTTATGAACAAAAAGTTTGTTTACCAAACATAGATGTGCTAGATGGCTGTATTAAAATGTTCATGCATCGAGCTCTTTTTATGCTTATAAGCGAGCATCGAGATATTCTTTGATAAATTATTTTGCCGGAGCATGATGCAGAGATTAATAACAGAATTTGCTTGTTTTGTAATATCTCTTTGCGTCAATAGTTATTACTAGCAGTGAAGCCAcgcaaaagaaaaaggaagaaacgAGAGAACGAGAATATCCTTTTATCCGATGGTAATCATTCGGGCACTACAAGCGATCAACGCATCAAGGGCCGCGAGcattaaaaacattttgcaAAGCACTGCAAGCTGTATTTGTATCCCGGAGAAACACTCGTGGGAGGTTTTTTGGTAAGGGGGCGTTTCACGTGAAAATATATCACAGGTTAGCAGGAGCTGCATAAACATATGTCATCTATTTGAAGAGCAAAAGACATCTTTCTTCCCTGTCTGGTGTTACAACGGCCTACACTTTACTTGTTTGAAATTCCTAAAGGGAATTTTAGCAACGTGGGTAGTGAAAAACCTCTTCCCTATTCCTTTGCTTGACAGGTTAATTTAGTATTACATATAGATATTGTCTTGCTACATGCATCCACCCCGACCCATTATACTCaccaaaacaagcaaaacaatCAGCAAGATTTGCACCTTTTTCTCCATTGGCTGGTCCTCAAGAATGCCTAACAATACGCCCATCTGCGAGACATAAAACGCGTAATAAGAGAGAGAATTATAGCAAACTGTACATGCGAACTGCCAAACAACAGTAAAAAaagtattcttttttattattatatctttgttttcttcaagTTTTTAAAGAACTAAATTTACATCTTTTAATGGTTTTTAATTATTGATTATGCTCAAGGAAAGGGATAAAATGAATGAAAGTCTATGCTGTACCTGTTTTGGCTAGTGGCGCTCACATATATTCAAGTTGAGTAGTTTTTAAACTAGTTTACTTGAGTATATGTGAGCATTCAAGTTAAGTAGTTTTTAAACTACTTTACTTGAATATATGTGAGCGCAACTAGCCCCATAACAGGTACGACGTTTTGAAAGTTAAAAGTAttcattttatcattattttttactaCTTTTAATGAAGTTTGAAATAAGAGCAATAAGATATAAAAATCTGATCAAATTCACGCTAGACGGCAGTGTTGGAAGAACTTAATAAAAATATCTATttccgataaaaaaaaaaaataataataaaggaaGGGTAAATTGTGGTACAGATGACATAACGCCGTTTGGGCCTTAGATCACTGATAGTAACTAGTAATAACAAGGGCTTTTATTAGCCGTTAGTTTTACTGTTTAAACAGTCTAATTAAGTAAGTTAAATCTAAAAAATGTTCAGTGCGAacgaaaaaaaacccaaatTATTTTGCTTATTTCTCTGTATAAAATATAGAATAAACTGATAAACTTTACCATCGATTAAATAAAAAGATTATCTACTTAACTTATATTACCTTTTGTTTAATGCATGTCTTTAGTTCTCCGTGTTCCAGAATTTCCAGAATTCCTACGAAATGGAAGCATATTTCTATTAAGCCACCGATACTAGATTATTTGCACGACCTAGTTGGGCGATATTGGTAATAACTCTTGAGGTCTTAAATCACCTGTCAGTGACTTTATATCAGAATAGACAACGGTTCGACTGACGTGTGAATAGAGCTACCCTATGGAGTACGCAACACTTATACGTACTACTGTATTCCTTGAGAACGCCgcaacaaaataaacaacataCAAACATGCTTATTTAGAGTACAAACATGCTTactaaaaatacaaacatactTATACCATCATAATATTCAGCAAGTATTGGgaatctaaaaaaatctttaaaaaaaattattattttattgttttgaaaaGTTATTGTAGCACAAATTACAATATACAGTAAACAAACGCCTATAAGAACCTAGAAATTAAGAATCTACAGGCTGAAGTAAAAGGACCTATTTGTTGAGAACCTAATCAGCCTGGTGAGGAAAAATAACtccttttttagaaaataactCAAATGTGGTTAACAAAATTTTGGTAAAACCtataaaaatatgtaaagACAATTTAGAACATGATTTACGGTTACAAACCGTAATTAAATACAATATGGGCTTATATGTTGTGTCCAGCATTGTCAGCAAGAAATTCAGCAAGAAATTGTCAGCATTGTCAGCAAGAATAGTGACTGTTAAAGTATGTTgtatatgaaaatataaagaccAATTAACAAAAACTGAATTAAAGATACCTCGATTTATAAGAATCTTCTTGAGAATTCTAGGTATAAGAATACGCGGGTGTAGTGCTTTATGGTAGTACCATACATAAAAGGGCATTTTGTATAATTGCTCTATACTGATAGAGAGGTTGGATTAAAGGGCGTGTAATTGGCATATTTTGGAAAGATCTTTAAAGTACTTATCACTTTGCATCAAGCTGTTTCTTGGAAAAGGATGTGAcgtttttgtatgtttttataTGCTAATgagatattatttttattttgaaaaatagacCCTGAATAATCACCCGCGACAGGCTGATTTTCATGAacattatttcattttattttcatttctatAGCTTCAAATATTTCAGGGAAAATTAAGATATTTAAAGAGTTCATGTATTATTAGGGATGCGATTCATTTCTATCATTATGATATCATGCAATATTAAATGGCAGGGGCAGTTTGAATTGTAGaatattttctatattttctatCAGGTGCGCAGAACTTGGCTAGGGTGTCTTGGGAATCTTTTTTGCTATAAGACATTTTTGCTTTGCTATTAgtattttgtatatttatatgatgaaggtaattcccttgaaatacttctacaacccagaatttttttaaacttggcataaacaatattgaagttaagggctttcaaaaaaatgtaatacaaaaatgggggtaccgacctcgttttcacaacagaggggcgtagagttgccgcgtttttactgaactcttagttttcaaaaagagtgactatagtctttagaaaattaacttctgtttgtcgagctgccaaaatccgatctcctaagcaataattttctaatgttcaaaacaaattaaatttaaagagatcgcactaaaagacattgtttttgCCAATATTCATTTTTACGccaagtcggttacccccatttttacggcatttttacggcttttaagagaaataacaaaacttctacaacccaactttttttcttctttcagtatatcatttttacgtttgtatttaactatttgagcaaataaaaaatgggggtaaccgacttcatttttctgtctgttttaagtaaaaaacgagcgccttttgctgtgttttcttgtacaactgtggcgcgcgcgcgcaCTAAATACAGGacaattcgaacaaacagcgcgcgccactatgagcagaaggggtgcgcagtgcaattcaagggaattaccttaagatTGGACATTACCCAAAATCGTTATATAATCCATTATTACTTTACCTACCAATCAGCATGGCGGGATATAAGTCACTCAGTGGCAGCCATATTGTTCCACATAACTAATAAAGGATGATTTACGAAGTTTGGAATTATAACGCATATGGAAGTTTTTAGGGGTTTTCAAGCGACTATGAGGAGTATAACAACATTATCTAAAATGTTAGATTATCGGAAACTTGTCTCGTCCAAGCTTGAAGATTCTTGAGAGAAGCATTAAACTAATGATAATACATAGATTTTGGCACTGCCTAAACGGATATAACACTTTTATACAAACTAACACATATTGAACAGCCAGAACGTGaaagtattaaaaattattaaaatactAATAATATAACTtaatttattatatggctacgatggtacgcgcgctctgattggctgttgaGTGGGCTGGAATCCTACCATCTTGCCCATGGGCAGTTTCGGATCTTTTCCGGCCGCGGTCTTTGTTTACAAATCCGATGGTTTgtaaatttcactgccccagcAGGCTTCGCCTACGGTTTTGCTATTGTTATGCGCAAAGAGTCACGTGTCGCATTCATTAGTATAGCCGCTAGGTGATCGCGGGAACGCGCTCTCTTTCATCTCTACatcttgttttggttttcgtctactcaaaaaaaaatttcgttACATCGCCGTCTTTCGTACTATTTTTCTTATTGGCGCAGAAactaaatcaacaaaaaagaaaaaccaacaacaacaaaaacacaacaactGGTTCATTCCTTAAAACCGTGAAGTTTTCATACCAAACATTCTGTTGTTGCCGTCGAAGGCTGAAAACTAAGCTTACTTTCTCATCGTTTGGGTCAACAGCACCCAGGCCCAGGTGCCCCCCACAACGGCGGagagtccactttcggttctcaatagacgttgtatttttgtagacaaaattattaagcataagctagatcactttGGTCACTCTTTCatcaatccataagtcagactcttttgtagccaaatccgacatacaataaacgtcccgtggagatactgccgAGGCATAAAACAAgtcttttttgttctttagggggtggtcagatttatAGACTGATAGTCGatagatatatattttattttttagaactTTGTAAATGGTTTACATCAGTTTTGGTTTAACAAAGACTACGAATGCTTTTCATTACATTACTATTAAGTCATAGGGCTTCCAATGCATAGGCTCTGAGGGAGGGCAAAGCAACATGTACACATAACGCCCTACTCGGGTCGCTTGACCTCTCACTTTTCACCCCTGGTCCCAGAAGCCTTTGCGACCTCAGTCCCAGTTCCGCCTGAATTCCTCGTCACTGAATACCAAGCCTTTGCAGCCCTCCGTTCAATCAAAGCAAAGAAATCTCCTGGCCCTGACCTGATTCCGTCCCGTATCTGGAAGGAATTTGCCTTCGAGTTGGCCCCTGTCATCGCCGACCTATATAACAGCTCTCTGATCGAAGGTAAAGTCCTTGAGCGCCCCAAGCACTCCATTGTGACTCCTGAGCCGAAGATCTCGCCCCCCAAAGAAGTCAAAGAGGATCTCAGACCAATAACACTGACGTCTCCATTAGCCAAGATCCATGAGGAGTTTACTCTGAAGTTGCTTAGAACTGATGTCTTAGATAAACTTGACTTTGAGCAGTTCTCAGTTAGTGGAAAAAGTACGACGCACGCCTTAGTGTACATGCTACATGTTATCTTAGCTGCACTTGACAGGGGTGGGAATTTCATTAGGATTTTCTTTGCTGATTTCAGCAAGGGGTTTAATTTGGTTGGTCACTACTCCTTGCTGAATGAGCTGCGCTTTCTAAATGTCCACCCTGTCTTAATTAGATGGTTATGCTCCTTCCTTAGTAACAGGCCACAAAATGTTAGAATTGGCAGCTCATTGTCTTCGCCCGTGCGCACTAGTGGGGGAATCCCCCAGGGGACCAAACTAGCTCCCATGCTATTCGTGATCTTAGTTAATCGGCTAGTTTCAAATTGGCCTACGCGACTGAAGTACCTAGACCGTCTTCGAAGTAGTACCACGTTGCAGTCCTAGCTATTTGCAACACGCCGTAAATGATGTTAGTTCCTTTGCTGAAAGTCGTGGTATGCGTTTAAATCCTAAGAAATGTAGGGAGCTAGAGATAAATTTCCTGCAGTATATTCCAGCTAGCCCGGTCCAATTGAACATTTGTGGAGCTCCTGTAAAGAAAGTGGACAGTTATAAGATTCTTGGGGTTCATTTAAGTAGCGACCTCATATGGAATGTGCATGTCGACTTTATCATTAAGAAGGCAAACAAACGCCTTTATGCGCTACGATCACTTAAGAAGGCTGGTGTCCAGCCCAATGATCTGGTGCGCATATACTGTTCACTAATTAGATCTGTCCTTGAATATGCCGCGCCCGTATGGGCTGGGCTTCTTGCCTATCTTTCAGACATGCTTGAAACAGTTCAGAGAAGGGCGATGCGCATCATCTTTCCGCAGGTCGAGTATATCACCGCCCTTCACAGCTCTGGACTCGGGTCCCTTGCTGAGCGCCGGGATCGCCTATGTCGCTCATTTGCGACCAAAGCTAGAACGTCTACTCCTCTGAGCCATGTTTTTCCTAGAGGCGATACAATAAGCCATGGCTACTCTCTGAGATCGGGTACACAGAGAACTGATACACTTCAAGGAAGGACCTCTAGGCTTAATGAGTTTGTAACCGTTCGTTACCAGTGATATTTATGGCAAATAACTTCGTCATGTGTTATGACCATACCACTGTAATTCAGTTTACCTGCGAAAGTGGTAGTTGAAATaaactattattatttatgtcaTTTGTCGgtgaaaatataatattgGCTTTTCGGTCCTCGGACCAGAAGGTAGACACGTATAATATTGTTAAACAGATCGTTGCGCagtttattgtattgtttGCAACGAAGGATAAAATGCACTTCATCTTCGATATCCTCATTTGGTAGGCAGGCAACATAGCCTTTGTTCGACTTTTTTATAGGGTCTTTCGTACCTGACTTTTTCTATTTCTATGTCGTGATTGCTTGCCCTCAGTTTTGTTAGTGTATTCGgtgagaaatatttttttatgtttataaGGTAGCATTCTAATTCATAATTCACATTAAAGTGGATGTTCTtagcttattttttattattgtgtttgctatcattgaaaatactgCTTGACAAGCTTTGCAGTAACACGGTTGTGTCGTAAACGAGTATACACAAAACTAAACATTCCTGGTGAGGTGACCAGACAGTACTAAGCGTATTCAAGTTGAGGTCGGACAAGTATCTTGTATCCCTTGATCTCGACATATATTTCTGAATATATTTCATGAAACTTAATTATCTATTAGCTTTTCCTGTGATATTTTGGGTGTGTTTGCTTCAGTTTGCTCACATCAACACCAAAATATGGGTGACTGACAACAGATTAGTTTTCCACCCATTTAATAGGGGGACGGGATTTTTCTTCTTCGTGACAGGAAGGAACGTAATTTGTCTATGTTTGGATTCTGCCATTTGTTCGACCACTCGTAGAACTAAGACCGCTCCGCAGCTGGATGACATTATCTGAAGACCCGATCGTCAATTAAAGAAGGCTACCGTCAGGGAATAACCTCCGCTTTGAGGAGATCTCATCACCCATGTCATTAATATAAATTAGGGACATGTGGGGTCCCATTACAGTTCCTCATGGCACAACAGAGCGAGTCTTGACAGGTAAAGATGAAGCCCGACCCTGTGTTACTTAATTGTATATTTTGGCTAGTTTATCTTATCATCTAACTGCGGCTATTTCCTCTCATTTGGAAGGTGGAAGTTTTGACATAAATACTGTAGCTTGAATGTTTAGTTTTGTGTTTACTCGTTTACGACACAACCGTGTAACCCTTTTATATAAGTGTGGCAATTTCTTTTACTTCCCGTCCctctcagacatttattttttattcaaatttttttttcactctaacatgggggtggggggtggatatccacccaatccacccccgcccccctgtatccgcccctgttgTCTATTGAGAAACCACATTGAAGTCTCACTGGTGAGACATGTGGAGGGTAGGAATAGGGAGGAGGGGAAGACTATCAGTCTTAAGGTGTGAGGGAGAGGAGCACTTCTTCGGAGTTACAGAGCATACCGGGCTTTACATTCGGTGCCTAGATCGTAGTGAGAAATAGGTTTGATCACGCTAATCACGCTAATGGAATTATTGTTGGTCATGATTTTATTCATTAAAATGCATTGCCATTAACATCACTATTAACACATGGATCTGCCAACAGCTCAAGAATGGACACTTTACTATTTCTGGTCAGGAGCCAGAATCGTATATAGGGTGGACTGGTGCACTAGGGGACATGCGCACGTTATTCCATTCCGGACAACGAGACATGGACTTTGATTCATTCTCTCAACCTAACCCCCAGCTTGTGGATCTTTTGGAGACAATAGCATCTAATCTACAAACCACTAtcatcaggcccgtagccaggggaagggggggttcGGACGAACCCCCCTCAAGAACCCCccgctcagagcaaacaaaaatatataacgtttggctggagatatatcgtgcacatcaatatgtctttaaaatgactataataATCTTTtcataataattatctttattatcgTTATGTGTTAAATAGtaccctattaataacatgcctaatgtaataaggcgaggagagggatataccggaaatttggtccgctaaaatggaaaaaaacgaaccaccccgctcaaaatcctggctacgggcctgatcaTTACCATCAAAATCTAATCAATCGCCATGGGGACTTTTAGTCTTCCTCCCTCACTATGCAATGGGTCTGTGGTTTAATATGCCCTCCCACGGTTATAATATGATTTCATAGTTTGCGTCCAGTCATCAAAAAGGAAAGTCACCAAGTGCATGTGTGGCGTTACAAAAATTCTCCGCGGGAAATTGGAAATGGTCAGTACCACCTTGGTTCTGGACACTCAAAGATTTCAAAAGTATCAGTTCAGCTATTTATAATAATGTCATGTCACTGCAGATGTAGTCCCCATGGCGATAATGATTGATCACACTTTGATGGTAGTTGCAGATTAGATTCTACTGTCTCCAAAAACTCCCAAGCTTAGGGAGTAAAAAAGAGCTGTATCTCTCGGCACAGCACAATCGCGAGTGACCACATTCAAAAGGCATGTTTTCTATAAATGTGCACGTAGAGGGCCATGAGGAAAAAGCAGGTCGGTGCATGTTACAAATTTGCCGAAAAAAATTTTTGTGTTTGTCAAGGTCCTCTTAACTAAACTAGATAGGTGTGGTTTGCTTTCATCACGAAAATCCTACTGGATTACACATGCTCACGGTTTCCTCACCTTCCCCTTTTGTAGTCCCTGACAACATCAGTTAAGGCATGTGCTTTTTCTGCGCCTTCGAAATCCAGCATTAGAGgtccaaagaaaaaaaatcttatatttttttttcttcagcaACATGCTAGAATTCAAGCATGTTGCTACAAAAGTCTGATGGATTGTAAAGTAACCATAAAATTTAGAGTCAAGTCTTTTTTATTAGTTCAGTTATTCTTTAGTGGGAATAACCTGATTGGGAAATACCTACAAAACATGAAATAAGGGCTCCGCAAAAAATCTTAATCAAAACCTGTCTAGAAAGCACTGTTGAAGTCATTGGTCTCCTTGCCTTCGGCCACAACCGTGACAGGCAAGAATGGGTGATCAGTTTGCCCCAGATAGTTCTGAAACCAAGAAAGAAAGTGTTTAAATACAACGTTGTGAACTTCGCTTGCTGTAGTTTACTTTCGAACAtgcatttcttattttctgaTCAAAGTCAacataaaaaaagtgaaataCTCGATGCTGTTAAGGTGGGAATACGTGGTTTGAtaaacactaacaagacattatTAGACGGTAAACTATCTAGAGCCCGTGGCCACGTCTTGCCAATACTCACGTGTGCATAAGTCATCGCCTTGCCGCGCTCATCGATACTAGCGCCAGCGCCGACCCATACATAACAGTGACAACCGGTGTCAAAGAGGAACACTAAGAGATCAAATTCACAAGTGTTAAGCAGGGGGTGTGGCACCAGGGCGTGTCTCCCAACAATGTTTAACAGTTTAAAACACATATAAAGAATTACCAATAGAGGCGAGGTTGAaaccccaatattttcttaattgtttctgtatcgtgcaccccaatatttcgaggccttcTAAAGCTCTGTTAAGGTCTTTATATTAATGAGCGACGTTGAAGTAACAGTTACTCAGAACGAAAGAAGTTCTAAGGTATAGTGTGTTAAATTTCTGTCTCATTAGATGTTCACATTTTATTGCTTCTATAGTAACTTTAGAATAGATGATGTAACGATCTCAACCGCAGAACTGTAAGGCTTGTTCTGATAGGGGCCTTATCTTGGAAAAATGTCAGCAAGTCAAGATATCAGTAGTAGTGTTTATGCCTTCTAATAAACTGAGATTCCAAATCAGGGGGCATTAACAGAGTTCTATACTAGCAAAATCTAGACAAAATTCACGCCACTAACCATCATTGCTATCAAGCTGACTTCTGGAGATAGCCGAGCCGCGGGAGACTTCCTCGCAGTTCAGACTTCCTGAGGCATCAGACACCCTACAACGATAATCACACAATTAACAACAATACTGATGATAGGCGCGCGGTTCTAATAGTCCAAGAGGAGTTCGTGTGTTGAACCTTACAACGATAATCACACAATTCACAACAATACTGATGATAGGCGCGCGGTTCTAATGGTCCAAGAGGAGTTCGTGTGTTGAACCTTACAACGTCCATTTGAGATCATAACGCACACAATTTCAAAACGCGAAATCGCGCAATTTTTACacaaataattttttatattatgTGTTAAAAACGAGTAGAAGCTTTATTTTGCCGTGTGCAAGTACGTACTTACTTATTCAGAACCTTCTCGGGAGGTGGGGCATCAGTCTACAAAACAATCACAATATTTTAAGGTAAtgttaatttttaattaaaactaCTTGAGATAAATGACTCCTCATGCAAATGTGATGTAAATCTTAGGTACATGAACTGAGTCTGTTGTACTAATTGGAAATTCAATCCATCGAGATTACTGCACTCCTCTGGCATCAGGCATGTGTTTCGATACTAGAGCGGACGTAGCTTAAGCCTTTTGAGCCACAGTACAAGAATACAGGAACATCgtcgacgacgacgacgatgatgatgatggtaatgctGATGAAgataataaatacaaaatcaAATATTCCGTCCaaagtttgtaaaaaaatgtaccGCTTGCGCTTATTGAATACAAGAAAATTGAAATCGAGAAATTAAAAATCTTGAAATCTTGTCGAGGCATCCTTTCAGTTTTGCCTCTTGGCGTCAAGTGATTTGCTACTCCATTTGCTCCATTTCTGCTTTTATTAGAAGTGACAGTAGTGCTTGTACCTTGTCCTTCTTGGGTTTTCCTTCCGGTATAGTTTTCGCCAGCTTAGGGTTGAAGTTCTCCACCGTTTGATTTTCTGTATAAAACACAGCATTTGATAAAACAGAGTACCACtattttacttttaataccCAGCAATTTATATCCTTTGAAGCAAAAATATActaatatattaatatattaatattaataaacAAGGAcgacaaaatatatatttaagtGGTTACTGATAACCAAGGAcgacaatatatatatatacatatattaatatacaaggacgacaaaaacaacaacaccgCCGCCATTATCAACAGCatcattcatcatcaacactacaATACTCACCAAGAAGGTGTATCTTGATATCCCCACCCGAGCGTTCAtcctaaaaagacaaaagtgtTAAAAAGCGTCTACTGGAACAAGACGACATTTGAAACAGTCTGATTTGACGCCAATTTGGATAAATAAAAACTTTCGAATAGAGAAATAAACGCCTTATCTAGCAATCTTCTAAATATTGGTATTTCACTATCTTCCTATGACACTTACCTTGATTACTTGTATATACTGTGCTGCCTTGTTTTTCTCGAAAGGACTGGCGTCGCATCCAACCCACTACGTAAACCAGAATTTGGCGTTAAACTTTTTCTCATTCAGTGGCGAACCAATCTCGGTTACGAGTTATCCGTTAACTAAACTAATTTCAATTGGAATTATAAGAAAGGGATAAATTTTAGCATACAAGAAGTTAAAAAATCTGGAACCCCTCCTTTTGTTACCTGGTAGATGACGAGGCCAAGGTCAACGATGAACACATCCGAATTACACATGTTGGTTCGTTTCATCTGCTTTTGTCGAACTATGACACATTTCTGAAAGTTAGATGATtgaatattaatttatttgtttgtttgtttgttcgttcgttcgttcgtttgttcgttcgttcgttcgttcgttcgttcgttcgtttgtcgttcgttcgttcgtttgtcgttcgttcgttcgtttgtttgtttgtttataaaGGCTTTTCCACAATGTGGCAGGGCAAAGACAAAACAATTAGTAATGAAAACATTAGACgtaacgacaacaacaacaacgagaCAGGGAAATTATATACAGTTATTAGA contains the following coding sequences:
- the LOC5515160 gene encoding gelsolin-like protein 2; translated protein: MSGLVKAKKYDWKDSNLALFGSDLEKNVKKESAEGEPAWEGAGKEVGVQVWRIVKFKVEHWPKEDYGKFFNGDSYIVLNTYKEPGTENLLYDVHFWIGKFSSQDEYGTAAYKTVELDHFLNDVPVQHREVEGHESQLFKGYFSTLTIMKGGADSGFKHVLPEAYTPRLFHVFKEGKCVIVRQKQMKRTNMCNSDVFIVDLGLVIYQWVGCDASPFEKNKAAQYIQVIKDERSGGDIKIHLLENQTVENFNPKLAKTIPEGKPKKDKTDAPPPEKVLNKVSDASGSLNCEEVSRGSAISRSQLDSNDVFLFDTGCHCYVWVGAGASIDERGKAMTYAHNYLGQTDHPFLPVTVVAEGKETNDFNSAF